One Gallus gallus isolate bGalGal1 chromosome 11, bGalGal1.mat.broiler.GRCg7b, whole genome shotgun sequence DNA window includes the following coding sequences:
- the LOC121111697 gene encoding serine/arginine repetitive matrix protein 1-like isoform X1, producing MQPTIRGPRPVPPQPLPVPTATYLVPQASVWPGVPGIQGQVVQLPPGGLLLPRAQLLPVVQLPPGGLHQAVAPPCVPVHRWAHPLVAGTPLPQQPMGLGPGAVFHAQPRQPAGTCLLQAPGRPGPPPVLFQVPPRHGQVYPMPCNLPGSWELPMEPFADVVELTEDQGNPTPTTTCLHIDTSPPTRSATTLEPGAVMTSSDVPDDVTDIQGLLSWANDVASAAEVSHENPSSPGSPPFIAELPDNPRESKELSTEPQAATGIPTDPFWGLPPSPGLLPEMQRGLSLLPPVVPPASRQLSPRLTPLVATTPPPPRTAQPIEEVQQRQPPVVQIRSPLSPGSVPCRVADKKHRDSTKQAKRPAPAGIPKKQDTSRQEQSISSAPAKKGKLPPRKERKGRKHPHQVKPAGARTGASSSSGQAGTASELRRHLLESIQAVHPLGQRVTAVGPVHQPPSVQPQPTASAVPAGPQPQRGSTDKAVPAPPGTTVQVEDTAKKTAPSCLRPSPRRSSPLRRDPPSQQHRQQPRPRRSVDFVPCVGPRAGGRAAHTALEESLPITPEQRPERERMKKLAQEERERAAHQMKIGPVQFLVQRAIDMAIADKYGYP from the exons atgcagcccaccatccgcggaccgaGGCCGGTACCACCCcaacccctccctgtccccactgccacctacctggtGCCccaggcctctgtctggcctggggtgCCAGGCATCCAGGGGCAGGTAGTGCAGCTCCCGCCTGGGGGGCTGCTCCTACCTAGGGCTCAGCTGTTACCAGTGGTGCAGCTCccacctggggggctgcaccaAGCTGTGGCTCCTCCCTGTGTCCCTGTCCACCGCTGGGCACATCCCCTGGTGGCAGGGACGCcgctgccccagcagccgatggggctggGGCCTGGGGCCGTGTTCCATGCACAGCCCCggcagcccgcaggcacctgcctgctgcaggcccccggccgccccggccccccgccagttCTTTTTCAGGTGCCTCCACGCCACGGACAGGTCTACCCCATGCCCTGCAACTTGCCcggcagctgggagctgcctaTGGAGCCCTTTGCAGACGTCGTGGAgctcacggaggaccaggggAACCCGACGCCCACCACCACGTGCCTCCATATTGATACATCTCCGCCCACCCGCAGTGCCACCACTTTGGAACCTGGCG cagtgaTGACCAGCTCAGATGTGCCGGATGACGTCACGGACATTCAGGGGCTGCTTTCTTGGGCCAACG atgtGGCCAGTGCTGCTGAGGTCTCCCACGAGAaccccagcagcccaggctccCCTCCCTTCATCGCTGAGCTCCCTGACAACCccagggaaagcaaagagctCAGCACGGAGCCACAGGCTGCCACTGGGATCCCCACCGACCCCTTCTGGGGACTTCCACCATCCCCTGGGCTCCTGCCTGAGATGCAGCGTGGGTTGTCGCTGCTGCCCCCCGTCGTGCCACCAGCAAGTCGCCAGCTCAGTCCACGGCTGACTCCCCTGGTTGCCACCACGCCTCCCCCACCCCGTACCGCACAGCCCATTGAGGAGGTGCAGCAAAGGCAGCCCCCGGTGGTTCAGATCCGCTCGCCACTGTCACCGGGCTCTGTCCCCTGCCGGGTGGCGGACAAGAAGCACAGGGACAGCACCAAGCAGGCCAAGCGCCCTGCGCCTGCCGGCATCCCCAAGAAACAGGACACCTCCAGGCAAGAGCAGTCCATCAGCAGTGCCCCAGCCAAGAAGGGGAAGCTGCCGCCACgcaaggagagaaaaggccGCAAACACCCACACCAAGTGAAGCCGGCTGGGGCCCgaacaggagccagcagcagcagcgggcaAGCAGGCACTGCCAGCGAGCTGCGCAGACACTTGCTGGAATCCATCCAGGCCGTGCACCCGCTGGGGCAGAGGGTGACTGCGGTGGGGCCGGTGCACCAGCCACCCTCTGTGCAGCCCCAACCCACAGCCAGCGCTGTGCCTGctggcccccagccccaacGCGGCAGCACGGACAAGGCAGTGCCGGCACCACCAGGCACCACGGTGCAAGTGGAGGACACTGCCAAGAAGACGGCGCCAAGCTGCCTGCGCCCGTCCCCACGGAGGAGCTCACCGCTGCGGAGGGACCCAccatcacagcagcacaggcagcagcctcGGCCACGGCGCTCCGTGGACTTTGTGCCCTGTGTGGGGCCCCGAGCGGGTGGCCGTGCggcacacacagcactggaggAGTCGCTGCCCATCACACCCGAGCAGCGGCCCGAGCGGGAGCGCATGAAGAAGCTGGCCCAGGAGGAGCGGGAGCGGGCAGCCCACCAGATGAAGATCGGCCCCGTGCAGTTCCTGGTGCAGCGGGCGATAGACATGGCCATAGCCGACAAGTACGGCTATCCGTAA
- the LOC121111697 gene encoding MAGE-like protein 2 isoform X2 → MQPTIRGPRPVPPQPLPVPTATYLVPQASVWPGVPGIQGQVVQLPPGGLLLPRAQLLPVVQLPPGGLHQAVAPPCVPVHRWAHPLVAGTPLPQQPMGLGPGAVFHAQPRQPAGTCLLQAPGRPGPPPVLFQVPPRHGQVYPMPCNLPGSWELPMEPFADVVELTEDQGNPTPTTTCLHIDTSPPTRSATTLEPGVMTSSDVPDDVTDIQGLLSWANDVASAAEVSHENPSSPGSPPFIAELPDNPRESKELSTEPQAATGIPTDPFWGLPPSPGLLPEMQRGLSLLPPVVPPASRQLSPRLTPLVATTPPPPRTAQPIEEVQQRQPPVVQIRSPLSPGSVPCRVADKKHRDSTKQAKRPAPAGIPKKQDTSRQEQSISSAPAKKGKLPPRKERKGRKHPHQVKPAGARTGASSSSGQAGTASELRRHLLESIQAVHPLGQRVTAVGPVHQPPSVQPQPTASAVPAGPQPQRGSTDKAVPAPPGTTVQVEDTAKKTAPSCLRPSPRRSSPLRRDPPSQQHRQQPRPRRSVDFVPCVGPRAGGRAAHTALEESLPITPEQRPERERMKKLAQEERERAAHQMKIGPVQFLVQRAIDMAIADKYGYP, encoded by the exons atgcagcccaccatccgcggaccgaGGCCGGTACCACCCcaacccctccctgtccccactgccacctacctggtGCCccaggcctctgtctggcctggggtgCCAGGCATCCAGGGGCAGGTAGTGCAGCTCCCGCCTGGGGGGCTGCTCCTACCTAGGGCTCAGCTGTTACCAGTGGTGCAGCTCccacctggggggctgcaccaAGCTGTGGCTCCTCCCTGTGTCCCTGTCCACCGCTGGGCACATCCCCTGGTGGCAGGGACGCcgctgccccagcagccgatggggctggGGCCTGGGGCCGTGTTCCATGCACAGCCCCggcagcccgcaggcacctgcctgctgcaggcccccggccgccccggccccccgccagttCTTTTTCAGGTGCCTCCACGCCACGGACAGGTCTACCCCATGCCCTGCAACTTGCCcggcagctgggagctgcctaTGGAGCCCTTTGCAGACGTCGTGGAgctcacggaggaccaggggAACCCGACGCCCACCACCACGTGCCTCCATATTGATACATCTCCGCCCACCCGCAGTGCCACCACTTTGGAACCTGGCG tgaTGACCAGCTCAGATGTGCCGGATGACGTCACGGACATTCAGGGGCTGCTTTCTTGGGCCAACG atgtGGCCAGTGCTGCTGAGGTCTCCCACGAGAaccccagcagcccaggctccCCTCCCTTCATCGCTGAGCTCCCTGACAACCccagggaaagcaaagagctCAGCACGGAGCCACAGGCTGCCACTGGGATCCCCACCGACCCCTTCTGGGGACTTCCACCATCCCCTGGGCTCCTGCCTGAGATGCAGCGTGGGTTGTCGCTGCTGCCCCCCGTCGTGCCACCAGCAAGTCGCCAGCTCAGTCCACGGCTGACTCCCCTGGTTGCCACCACGCCTCCCCCACCCCGTACCGCACAGCCCATTGAGGAGGTGCAGCAAAGGCAGCCCCCGGTGGTTCAGATCCGCTCGCCACTGTCACCGGGCTCTGTCCCCTGCCGGGTGGCGGACAAGAAGCACAGGGACAGCACCAAGCAGGCCAAGCGCCCTGCGCCTGCCGGCATCCCCAAGAAACAGGACACCTCCAGGCAAGAGCAGTCCATCAGCAGTGCCCCAGCCAAGAAGGGGAAGCTGCCGCCACgcaaggagagaaaaggccGCAAACACCCACACCAAGTGAAGCCGGCTGGGGCCCgaacaggagccagcagcagcagcgggcaAGCAGGCACTGCCAGCGAGCTGCGCAGACACTTGCTGGAATCCATCCAGGCCGTGCACCCGCTGGGGCAGAGGGTGACTGCGGTGGGGCCGGTGCACCAGCCACCCTCTGTGCAGCCCCAACCCACAGCCAGCGCTGTGCCTGctggcccccagccccaacGCGGCAGCACGGACAAGGCAGTGCCGGCACCACCAGGCACCACGGTGCAAGTGGAGGACACTGCCAAGAAGACGGCGCCAAGCTGCCTGCGCCCGTCCCCACGGAGGAGCTCACCGCTGCGGAGGGACCCAccatcacagcagcacaggcagcagcctcGGCCACGGCGCTCCGTGGACTTTGTGCCCTGTGTGGGGCCCCGAGCGGGTGGCCGTGCggcacacacagcactggaggAGTCGCTGCCCATCACACCCGAGCAGCGGCCCGAGCGGGAGCGCATGAAGAAGCTGGCCCAGGAGGAGCGGGAGCGGGCAGCCCACCAGATGAAGATCGGCCCCGTGCAGTTCCTGGTGCAGCGGGCGATAGACATGGCCATAGCCGACAAGTACGGCTATCCGTAA